A single region of the Nicotiana sylvestris chromosome 6, ASM39365v2, whole genome shotgun sequence genome encodes:
- the LOC104219575 gene encoding protein NETWORKED 3A isoform X1: MGVARDKLSSYWWWFNSDKNTTQNRSPWLQSTLAELDEKTEAMLMIIEEDVDTFAQRAEMYYKKRPQLINMIEEIYHAHRLLAEGYDQIKHTTDPRILASWKSPMPFTKYSEDKLINSMEKAYDSYSESFGPESESFDLSEIEDPDNNEEEIQIQVEKAKVEVSTGLSLKTDEVLKLREEIERLKEENRIQQELLMQKDEEKREAIRQLCIALDFLREENNKLRMSVATTSPKKENSIELKASKKGFWKRLFS; this comes from the exons ATGGGAGTGGCAAGGGATAAGCTATCATCATATTGGTGGTGGTTTAACAGTGACAAAAATACCACCCAAAACCGGTCGCCGTGGCTTCAATCAACTCTAGCCG AACTAGATGAGAAGACTGAGGCAATGCTCATGATCATTGAGGAAGATGTAGATACATTCGCCCAAAGAGCGGAGATGTATTACAAGAAGCGACCACAGCTCATTAACATGATTGAGGAAATTTATCATGCCCATCGGTTGTTAGCTGAGGGATATGATCAAATCAAGCATACAACTGACCCGCGCATTTTAGCATCGTGGAAGTCTCCAATGCCTTTCACAAAATACTCAGAGGACAAATTGATCAACTCTATGGAGAAAGCCTATGACAGCTATTCAGAATCATTTGGCCCTGAGTCCGAGTCCTTTGATCTGTCAGAGATAGAGGATCCTGATAACAACGAAGAAGAAATCCAAATCCAAGTAGAGAAGGCGAAAGTGGAAGTATCAACTGGCCTTAGCCTTAAAACTGATGAAGTACTGAAACTGAGGGAAGAAATTGAGAGATTGAAGGAAGAGAATAGAATCCAACAAGAGCTTCTAATGCAGAAAGATGAAGAGAAAAGAGAGGCAATCAGACAGCTTTGTATAGCTTTGGATTTTCTGAGGGAGGAAAACAATAAGCTGAGGATGAGTGTAGCTACGACCTCTCCGAAAAAAGAAAACTCCATTGAGCTCAAAGCATCAAAGAAGGGGTTCTGGAAAAGGCTCTTTAGCTGA
- the LOC104219575 gene encoding protein NETWORKED 3A isoform X2, whose protein sequence is MLMIIEEDVDTFAQRAEMYYKKRPQLINMIEEIYHAHRLLAEGYDQIKHTTDPRILASWKSPMPFTKYSEDKLINSMEKAYDSYSESFGPESESFDLSEIEDPDNNEEEIQIQVEKAKVEVSTGLSLKTDEVLKLREEIERLKEENRIQQELLMQKDEEKREAIRQLCIALDFLREENNKLRMSVATTSPKKENSIELKASKKGFWKRLFS, encoded by the coding sequence ATGCTCATGATCATTGAGGAAGATGTAGATACATTCGCCCAAAGAGCGGAGATGTATTACAAGAAGCGACCACAGCTCATTAACATGATTGAGGAAATTTATCATGCCCATCGGTTGTTAGCTGAGGGATATGATCAAATCAAGCATACAACTGACCCGCGCATTTTAGCATCGTGGAAGTCTCCAATGCCTTTCACAAAATACTCAGAGGACAAATTGATCAACTCTATGGAGAAAGCCTATGACAGCTATTCAGAATCATTTGGCCCTGAGTCCGAGTCCTTTGATCTGTCAGAGATAGAGGATCCTGATAACAACGAAGAAGAAATCCAAATCCAAGTAGAGAAGGCGAAAGTGGAAGTATCAACTGGCCTTAGCCTTAAAACTGATGAAGTACTGAAACTGAGGGAAGAAATTGAGAGATTGAAGGAAGAGAATAGAATCCAACAAGAGCTTCTAATGCAGAAAGATGAAGAGAAAAGAGAGGCAATCAGACAGCTTTGTATAGCTTTGGATTTTCTGAGGGAGGAAAACAATAAGCTGAGGATGAGTGTAGCTACGACCTCTCCGAAAAAAGAAAACTCCATTGAGCTCAAAGCATCAAAGAAGGGGTTCTGGAAAAGGCTCTTTAGCTGA